The Kitasatospora setae KM-6054 genome contains a region encoding:
- a CDS encoding class I SAM-dependent methyltransferase: MLTEDHRAWGHTASTGLGFTHHAIVDTHFRACRDPYLDLLRQAGLQPGWHVLDAGCGPGDFLPAIAGHIGPRGRITALDLAPENAALAAERVSAAPPGCPVDVRQGSVTDLPHPDDTFDAVWCSNTVQYLDDTQLDRFLAEAIRVTRPGGLLAIKDLDAHLITLRPGDPYLFQDFFRTAGRTPGYARQLLRSRELYRRMRRAGLTDVRQRTVLIEHHAPLSPDALDFYTQACDRLARQAEQLGLSQEWQRLRHDKDSPQHPLNHPDGYISEGNVLALATVPPAP; encoded by the coding sequence GTGCTGACCGAGGACCACCGCGCCTGGGGCCACACCGCCTCCACCGGCCTGGGCTTCACCCACCACGCCATCGTCGACACCCACTTCCGCGCCTGCCGCGACCCCTACCTCGACCTGCTCCGCCAAGCCGGACTCCAACCCGGCTGGCACGTCCTGGACGCCGGCTGCGGCCCCGGCGACTTCCTCCCGGCCATCGCCGGCCACATCGGCCCCCGCGGCCGGATCACCGCACTCGACCTCGCCCCGGAGAACGCCGCCCTCGCCGCCGAACGCGTCAGCGCCGCACCGCCCGGCTGCCCCGTCGACGTCCGCCAGGGATCCGTGACGGACCTGCCCCACCCCGACGACACCTTCGACGCCGTCTGGTGCTCCAACACCGTCCAGTACCTCGACGACACCCAGCTCGACCGCTTCCTGGCGGAAGCGATCCGCGTCACCCGCCCCGGCGGCCTCCTCGCCATCAAGGACCTCGACGCCCACCTCATCACCCTCCGCCCCGGCGACCCCTACCTCTTCCAGGACTTCTTCCGGACGGCCGGCCGCACACCGGGCTACGCCCGCCAACTGCTCCGCTCACGCGAGCTGTACCGGCGGATGAGGCGCGCCGGCCTCACCGACGTCCGCCAGCGGACCGTCCTGATCGAACACCACGCCCCGCTGTCACCCGACGCGCTGGACTTCTACACCCAGGCCTGCGACCGGCTCGCCCGCCAGGCGGAGCAACTCGGCCTGAGCCAGGAGTGGCAGCGCCTGCGCCACGACAAGGACAGCCCCCAGCACCCGCTCAACCACCCCGACGGCTACATCAGCGAGGGCAACGTCCTGGCACTCGCCACCGTGCCACCCGCCCCCTGA
- a CDS encoding cytochrome P450 yields MPAPAPCPPAPGQVPLLGHAPALLRRPLSFFEATRTAEPLVRVGFGPIRLYLANDPALVHRIQVDTDSFERGRFFERLASNFGNPLIASDGAEHQHQRRALKPAFSRRSVRDHTSAITEETERRIGAWRPGTVVAADEEMSDLVAAVVLRSLFSTRLSPTTVRDIRETLFLIARRLLVRTVFPDIVSSLPTPGNRRFAASVGRFHTTVDELIRERRANPRPHHDILQTLLTTRHPATGAPLSDTEIRSEFLMLLFAALETTSTSLSWAVFEVARRPDVQHRLQNEADTVTAGGPLGYDRLKNLTYTRQVIDETLRLHAPMLFTRRARHDVTLAGITVPAGSEVGYSPRAVHRDPGLYPHPAAFDPDRTAPDSATDRPQGAYFPFGTGPHRCIGEHLALTTMTTALATLATKWNLRIAPGTRIRETNSSLPHLSSLPLLPTPRG; encoded by the coding sequence ATGCCCGCCCCCGCCCCGTGCCCGCCCGCGCCCGGCCAGGTGCCCCTGCTCGGCCACGCCCCGGCCCTGCTGCGCCGCCCGCTGTCCTTCTTCGAGGCCACCCGGACCGCCGAACCGCTCGTCCGGGTGGGCTTCGGACCGATCCGCCTCTACCTGGCCAACGACCCCGCCCTGGTACACCGGATCCAGGTCGACACCGACTCCTTCGAACGCGGCCGCTTCTTCGAACGGCTCGCCAGCAACTTCGGCAACCCGCTCATCGCCTCCGACGGCGCCGAGCACCAGCACCAGCGACGCGCCCTCAAACCCGCGTTCAGCCGCCGAAGCGTCCGCGACCACACCTCCGCCATCACCGAGGAGACCGAACGGCGCATCGGCGCCTGGCGCCCGGGCACGGTCGTCGCCGCCGACGAGGAGATGTCGGACCTGGTCGCCGCCGTCGTCCTGCGCAGCCTCTTCAGCACGCGCCTGAGCCCCACCACCGTCCGCGACATCCGCGAGACGCTGTTCCTGATCGCCCGCCGACTCCTCGTACGCACCGTCTTCCCCGACATCGTCAGCTCCCTGCCCACCCCCGGCAACCGCCGCTTCGCCGCCTCCGTCGGCCGCTTCCACACCACCGTCGACGAACTGATCCGCGAGCGCCGCGCCAACCCCCGGCCGCACCACGACATCCTGCAGACCCTGCTCACCACCCGCCACCCCGCCACCGGCGCCCCGCTCAGCGACACCGAGATCCGCAGCGAGTTCCTGATGCTGCTGTTCGCCGCCCTCGAAACCACCAGCACCTCCCTCAGCTGGGCGGTGTTCGAGGTCGCCCGACGCCCCGACGTGCAGCACCGCCTGCAGAACGAAGCCGACACCGTGACGGCCGGCGGCCCCCTCGGCTACGACCGCCTCAAGAACCTCACCTACACCCGCCAGGTCATCGACGAGACCCTGCGCCTGCACGCCCCCATGCTCTTCACCCGCCGCGCCCGCCACGACGTCACCCTCGCCGGGATCACCGTCCCCGCCGGCTCCGAGGTCGGCTACAGCCCGCGAGCCGTGCACCGCGACCCCGGCCTCTACCCCCACCCAGCCGCCTTCGACCCCGACCGCACCGCCCCCGACAGCGCAACCGACCGCCCCCAGGGCGCCTACTTCCCCTTCGGCACCGGCCCGCACCGCTGCATCGGCGAACACCTCGCCCTCACCACCATGACCACGGCCCTGGCCACCCTCGCCACCAAGTGGAACCTGCGGATCGCCCCCGGCACCCGCATCCGCGAGACCAACAGCTCACTCCCGCACCTCAGCAGCCTCCCACTGCTCCCCACCCCCCGCGGATGA